The Nesterenkonia xinjiangensis genome contains a region encoding:
- the murC gene encoding UDP-N-acetylmuramate--L-alanine ligase, with product MSDGTVSEEPMQEPLTPAQLGRVHLLGLAGVGVSAVARLLQAAGVPISGTDGKELPVLDEFRAAGASVRVGYRSENIASVERETGERISTIIASSVAAEGNPEYDEAQRRGLRVLHRSEGLAAVMVGRRSVAVAGTHGKTTTSSMTTVLLEQSGLEPSFAVGATVAGLGVNAASGAGDWFVAEADESDGSLLNYRPEVAIITNVEADHLDHHGTAEAVHQVFVDFTQRILDGGELIICRDDSGARRLLEQVSSDLTARGVTVTSYGTSSEADLRLEGHAEAAVGALGQRFTVRTGQGPDAEQAQVSLAVPGLHNAMNALAALAVGLRAGLDLHEGAQALEHFQGAARRFDHRGEHRGVRVYDDYAHHPTEVAAVLTAARSAVGEQGRVHVVFQPHLFSRTQLFAQEFAQALAAADTVAVLDIYPAREEPIAGVTSELIAEPLFARAGAPAGGRLDRREAVRVVAGAAGSGDIILTLGAGDVTALGPDLVEALRG from the coding sequence GTGTCGGCGTCTCGGCCGTGGCCCGTCTGCTGCAGGCCGCCGGGGTGCCGATCTCCGGCACGGACGGCAAGGAGCTGCCGGTGCTCGATGAGTTCCGCGCGGCAGGGGCCTCAGTGCGCGTGGGCTACCGTTCCGAGAACATCGCGTCCGTCGAGCGGGAGACCGGGGAGAGGATCAGCACGATCATCGCCTCATCGGTCGCAGCCGAGGGCAACCCGGAGTACGACGAGGCCCAGCGCCGTGGCCTGCGCGTGCTGCACCGCTCCGAGGGGCTGGCCGCGGTGATGGTCGGACGCCGCTCCGTGGCGGTGGCCGGCACCCATGGCAAGACCACCACCTCGTCGATGACCACGGTGCTGCTGGAGCAGAGCGGACTGGAGCCGAGCTTCGCCGTGGGCGCGACGGTGGCCGGACTCGGCGTCAACGCGGCCTCTGGGGCGGGGGACTGGTTCGTGGCCGAGGCTGACGAGTCCGACGGGTCGCTGCTGAACTATCGCCCGGAGGTCGCGATCATCACGAACGTGGAGGCCGATCACCTGGACCATCACGGCACAGCCGAGGCCGTCCACCAGGTCTTCGTGGACTTCACCCAGCGCATCCTCGACGGCGGTGAGCTCATCATCTGCCGTGATGACTCCGGAGCCCGCCGACTGCTCGAGCAGGTCTCGTCCGACCTGACGGCCCGGGGCGTCACGGTGACGTCCTACGGGACGTCCTCGGAAGCGGATCTGCGCCTGGAGGGCCACGCCGAGGCGGCCGTCGGCGCGCTCGGGCAACGGTTCACCGTGCGCACCGGACAGGGGCCCGATGCCGAGCAGGCGCAGGTGAGTCTCGCCGTGCCGGGTCTGCACAACGCCATGAACGCGCTGGCAGCGCTGGCCGTGGGCCTGCGCGCTGGTCTGGACCTCCACGAGGGTGCCCAGGCGCTGGAGCACTTCCAGGGCGCCGCGCGGCGCTTCGACCACCGCGGCGAACACCGCGGTGTGCGGGTCTACGACGACTACGCCCATCACCCGACGGAGGTCGCCGCCGTCCTGACGGCCGCTCGTTCCGCAGTGGGGGAGCAGGGCCGGGTCCACGTGGTCTTCCAGCCGCACCTCTTCAGCCGGACGCAGCTCTTCGCCCAGGAATTCGCCCAGGCGTTGGCAGCTGCGGACACGGTGGCGGTGCTCGACATCTATCCGGCTCGGGAGGAGCCCATCGCCGGAGTGACCTCGGAGCTCATCGCCGAACCCCTGTTCGCCCGTGCCGGTGCCCCCGCAGGAGGACGGCTGGATCGTCGGGAGGCGGTCCGAGTCGTCGCAGGAGCAGCAGGTTCCGGGGACATCATCCTCACCCTCGGGGCCGGTGACGTCACCGCGCTGGGCCCTGACCTGGTGGAGGCGCTGCGAGGATGA
- a CDS encoding RluA family pseudouridine synthase: protein MTGEQEPSEVLLEVPADQDGARADAVMAVRFGLSRTEAASWLASGAARHRAGRRAGQPVKKSEKLAQGVVLQVTVPDRDDPLEVVEEVVEDLHLLHEDDDIVVVDKPVGVAAHPSPGWTGPTVVGGLLGLGVKLTTSGAQERRGIVHRLDVGTSGVMVVTKTEHAYSVLKDAFRTRTPSKTYHALVQGLPDPVDGTIDAPIGRHPGHEWRFAVVEEGRESRTHYRLLEAFGRVSLMEVALETGRTHQIRVHFSALGHPCAGDLTYGADPTLAAELGLTRQWLHASELGFTHPSSGEWVSFRSEYPQDLAGALHILEDR from the coding sequence ATGACCGGCGAGCAGGAGCCGTCGGAGGTGCTCCTCGAGGTTCCTGCCGATCAGGACGGAGCCCGAGCCGACGCCGTCATGGCGGTACGGTTCGGGCTCTCGCGCACTGAGGCCGCCTCCTGGCTGGCCTCAGGGGCGGCCCGGCACCGCGCGGGGCGACGAGCCGGGCAGCCGGTGAAGAAGTCCGAGAAGCTGGCGCAGGGGGTCGTACTCCAAGTGACGGTGCCTGATCGTGACGATCCGTTGGAAGTGGTGGAGGAAGTCGTGGAGGACCTGCACCTGCTGCATGAGGATGACGACATCGTCGTCGTCGACAAGCCCGTGGGCGTCGCCGCCCACCCGTCCCCGGGGTGGACCGGCCCCACCGTGGTCGGAGGCCTTCTGGGCCTGGGCGTGAAGCTCACCACCTCGGGCGCCCAGGAGCGACGAGGCATCGTCCACCGGCTCGACGTCGGCACCTCCGGTGTGATGGTGGTGACCAAGACGGAGCATGCCTACAGCGTGCTCAAGGACGCCTTCCGCACCCGCACACCGTCGAAGACGTACCACGCTCTGGTCCAGGGGCTTCCCGACCCCGTGGACGGCACCATCGACGCTCCGATCGGCCGACACCCAGGTCATGAGTGGCGCTTCGCCGTCGTCGAGGAGGGGCGCGAGTCCCGCACGCACTATCGGCTGCTGGAGGCCTTCGGGAGGGTCAGCCTCATGGAGGTGGCGCTGGAGACGGGCCGCACCCACCAGATCCGGGTCCATTTCTCAGCGCTGGGGCATCCCTGTGCCGGCGATCTGACCTATGGCGCGGATCCCACCCTGGCCGCCGAGCTCGGACTGACCCGGCAGTGGCTGCATGCCTCGGAGCTCGGTTTCACGCACCCCTCGTCCGGAGAGTGGGTGAGCTTCCGCTCGGAGTATCCTCAGGATCTCGCCGGAGCCCTGCACATCTTGGAGGATCGATGA
- a CDS encoding DivIVA domain-containing protein, translating into MALTPDDLLNKEFPETKFRPGYEKDAVDDFLDDVVVEFRRLIQENEDLKAQVAALEEQIEENPANLEPDELNDAGLSGYAGTAAEVTGTFSPVTEDPEDEGGDDDATESVPEETAAEVSSPEDEAEDISSVTAYPEYPLGTRPAQPAPEAPAAASSQEGGENADGVASTATGVLAMAQKLHDQYVAEGEQTRAAYIAEGEQTRAAYIAEGEQTRTAHITEGEQTRTAYIAEGEQTRAAYIAEGETTRDQYIAEGEKTRAEYIAEAERRRAEIVTEAETRAENMIEEAELTSSRTLSVLERKKADLETKVSELTSFERDYRARLKDYIEGQLTDLNSRGSIEKEATGTEL; encoded by the coding sequence ATGGCCCTGACTCCCGACGACCTCCTGAACAAGGAGTTCCCGGAGACCAAGTTCCGTCCCGGCTACGAAAAGGACGCGGTCGACGACTTCCTGGACGACGTCGTCGTCGAGTTCCGTCGACTCATCCAGGAGAACGAGGATCTCAAGGCGCAGGTCGCCGCCCTCGAGGAGCAGATCGAGGAGAACCCCGCCAACCTGGAGCCCGACGAGCTCAATGACGCCGGTCTCTCCGGCTACGCCGGCACCGCGGCCGAGGTCACCGGGACGTTCTCCCCGGTCACTGAGGACCCGGAGGACGAGGGTGGCGACGACGACGCGACCGAGTCCGTCCCCGAGGAGACCGCCGCAGAGGTTTCGTCACCCGAGGACGAGGCGGAGGACATCAGCTCCGTCACGGCGTACCCGGAGTATCCGCTGGGCACCCGCCCGGCCCAGCCGGCCCCCGAGGCCCCCGCCGCCGCGTCGTCCCAGGAGGGCGGAGAGAACGCCGACGGCGTGGCCTCCACCGCCACCGGCGTGCTGGCCATGGCCCAGAAGCTGCATGACCAGTACGTGGCTGAGGGTGAGCAGACCCGCGCGGCGTACATCGCCGAGGGTGAGCAGACCCGCGCCGCGTACATCGCCGAGGGTGAGCAGACCCGGACGGCCCACATCACCGAGGGTGAGCAGACCCGGACGGCGTACATCGCCGAGGGCGAGCAGACACGTGCGGCCTACATCGCTGAAGGTGAGACCACGCGCGACCAGTACATCGCTGAGGGTGAGAAGACCCGGGCGGAGTACATCGCGGAGGCTGAGCGTCGGCGCGCAGAGATCGTCACGGAGGCGGAGACCCGCGCGGAGAACATGATCGAGGAGGCTGAGCTCACCTCATCCCGTACGCTGTCCGTCCTGGAGCGCAAGAAGGCTGACCTGGAGACGAAGGTCAGTGAGCTCACCAGCTTCGAGCGCGACTACCGCGCCCGCCTGAAGGACTACATCGAGGGCCAGCTGACGGACCTCAACAGCCGGGGCTCCATCGAGAAGGAAGCCACCGGCACCGAGCTGTGA
- a CDS encoding YggT family protein — translation MDLIAAPIYLLLTIFQLALVIRIIFDITQQYARQWRPRGLPLALAMGVYAVTDPPIRWLQKRIPPLNLGGIALDMGFIIVFLGVVIAKMIVRAVGAG, via the coding sequence GTGGACCTCATCGCCGCCCCGATCTATCTGCTGCTGACCATCTTTCAGCTGGCCCTGGTGATTCGGATCATCTTCGACATCACCCAGCAGTACGCGCGCCAATGGCGCCCCCGCGGGCTTCCCCTGGCGCTGGCCATGGGGGTCTACGCGGTGACCGACCCCCCGATCCGCTGGCTCCAGAAGCGCATCCCGCCGCTGAACCTCGGGGGGATCGCCCTGGACATGGGCTTCATCATCGTCTTCCTCGGGGTGGTCATCGCGAAGATGATCGTCCGAGCTGTCGGCGCGGGTTGA
- a CDS encoding YggS family pyridoxal phosphate-dependent enzyme, giving the protein MDLNSIPAPEIDDRRTEELRTRLAAVHERIDRAVEQAGRTERPELIVVTKFFPAEDVLRLLRLGVRDVGENRDQEAAVKAEQVARLVTAHEAAGPAVRLELPRWHFVGQLQSKKARSVARYASTVHSVDRTSLLRSLRTAADPASPLECLIQVDLREEIPEDSRGGAAPSEVPALAEGIESAEGLRLAGVMAVAPLGEPAAPAFARLAELSALMRVDHPQADMISAGMSNDLEDAVAHGATHLRIGRDVLGNRPLPR; this is encoded by the coding sequence GTGGACCTGAACAGCATCCCCGCACCCGAGATCGATGACCGCCGCACCGAGGAGCTCCGCACCCGCCTGGCCGCTGTGCACGAGCGCATCGATCGCGCCGTGGAGCAGGCTGGACGGACGGAGCGTCCCGAGCTGATCGTGGTCACCAAGTTCTTCCCTGCCGAGGACGTCCTGCGGCTCCTGCGCCTGGGTGTCCGGGACGTCGGGGAGAACCGGGACCAGGAGGCCGCCGTCAAGGCCGAACAGGTCGCCCGCCTGGTGACGGCGCACGAAGCGGCCGGCCCTGCGGTCCGACTGGAGCTGCCACGGTGGCACTTCGTCGGCCAGCTGCAGTCCAAGAAGGCCCGCTCGGTGGCCCGCTACGCCTCGACCGTGCATTCGGTGGACCGGACCTCCCTGCTGAGATCCCTGCGCACCGCGGCGGATCCAGCGTCCCCGCTGGAGTGCCTCATTCAGGTCGACCTGCGTGAGGAGATCCCTGAGGACTCCCGTGGAGGCGCGGCGCCGTCTGAGGTCCCCGCCTTGGCGGAGGGGATCGAGTCCGCCGAGGGTCTGCGGCTGGCCGGCGTGATGGCGGTCGCTCCGCTGGGGGAGCCGGCCGCTCCTGCGTTCGCGCGACTGGCCGAGCTGTCGGCCCTGATGCGTGTCGACCATCCCCAGGCAGACATGATCTCGGCGGGGATGAGCAATGACCTGGAGGACGCGGTGGCCCATGGCGCGACACACCTGAGGATCGGTCGCGATGTCCTCGGGAACAGGCCCCTGCCGCGATAG
- a CDS encoding polyphenol oxidase family protein has translation MTADGEVHVAFTSVRAGNLARHVGEQQRDAVASRRRGLEAHMGVGSGTLRFLDQVHSALVLDAAEHPADSAHAPTGDAWISRGGAEPLAVMVADCLPVLLVGQGQGSAPLITGAAHAGREGLIGGVLENTVTAMREHGAESVQAWVGPGVCGSCYEVPAAMHEELGTVRPALASQTTWGTPALDLRSEAEEILRELGAGIAELAGCTLEDETLYSHRRAPGEGRFAGLVWRAR, from the coding sequence ATGACCGCCGACGGCGAGGTCCACGTCGCCTTCACGTCTGTCCGTGCGGGAAACCTCGCACGCCACGTCGGGGAGCAGCAGCGGGACGCCGTCGCCAGCCGGCGCCGCGGCCTGGAGGCTCACATGGGCGTGGGCTCAGGAACCCTGCGCTTCCTGGATCAGGTCCATTCCGCCCTCGTCCTGGATGCTGCGGAGCACCCTGCCGATTCCGCGCATGCGCCCACCGGGGACGCATGGATCTCCCGCGGAGGCGCCGAACCGCTGGCCGTCATGGTCGCCGACTGCCTGCCGGTGCTGCTGGTGGGTCAGGGTCAGGGCAGCGCACCGCTGATCACCGGCGCTGCGCATGCCGGCCGCGAGGGGCTGATCGGCGGAGTGCTGGAGAACACCGTGACGGCGATGCGGGAGCATGGCGCCGAGAGCGTTCAGGCCTGGGTCGGGCCAGGGGTCTGCGGCTCCTGCTATGAGGTCCCGGCCGCCATGCACGAGGAGCTCGGGACCGTGCGTCCCGCCCTGGCCTCACAGACGACCTGGGGGACCCCCGCGCTCGATCTCCGCTCCGAGGCGGAGGAGATCCTCCGTGAGCTCGGCGCGGGGATCGCGGAGCTGGCCGGCTGCACGCTCGAAGACGAGACGCTCTACTCCCATCGGAGGGCTCCCGGAGAGGGGCGTTTCGCAGGGCTCGTCTGGCGCGCCCGCTGA
- a CDS encoding FtsQ-type POTRA domain-containing protein, with protein sequence MTPSSTPTEPDAEESREDLRAADPGGTDPSGDVPGSERPAAADPQLEEDGTVVALGAERPRRARIAAEEVFDDGGGPEEDPQWSSADSETAEPLPFPEPEVVGARRRRRRRFGWAAGVLGVLVAVVAVLYFSPLLTIQQVQVERNDLLTDGRAQELLQPLYGRPLPQVGNAQVQDLLAEEAVVEDVIVQGELPDTLTVEVVEHPPVAEVREGDGLLFYNEHGEVIRSFEDAGDDAAQGYATPRISHQAALQDEAVFRTIVSVLGELPPSAREAMDSATADSIDSVQLILDDGRTVLWGGEDLGEAKATVLEAILASSAEDFTEAEIIDISTPDTPVTR encoded by the coding sequence GTGACCCCGTCAAGCACGCCCACGGAGCCCGATGCCGAGGAGTCCCGGGAGGATCTCCGCGCAGCGGATCCTGGCGGTACGGACCCCAGTGGTGACGTGCCGGGATCTGAACGTCCTGCCGCCGCTGACCCGCAGCTGGAGGAGGACGGCACGGTCGTCGCCCTCGGGGCGGAGCGGCCACGCCGCGCGAGGATCGCCGCTGAGGAGGTCTTCGACGACGGAGGCGGGCCCGAGGAGGACCCGCAGTGGAGCTCTGCCGACTCGGAGACTGCCGAGCCGCTGCCGTTCCCCGAGCCGGAGGTCGTCGGGGCGCGCCGCCGCCGTCGTCGTCGCTTCGGCTGGGCCGCGGGCGTGCTGGGTGTGCTGGTCGCCGTCGTCGCGGTGCTCTACTTCTCCCCGCTGCTGACGATCCAGCAGGTGCAGGTGGAGCGCAACGACCTGCTCACCGATGGGCGCGCCCAGGAGCTGCTCCAGCCCCTCTACGGCCGACCCCTGCCGCAGGTCGGCAACGCGCAGGTCCAGGACCTGCTGGCCGAGGAGGCGGTCGTCGAGGACGTCATCGTCCAGGGAGAGCTGCCGGACACGCTGACGGTGGAGGTCGTCGAGCATCCGCCGGTGGCGGAGGTGCGCGAGGGCGACGGGCTGCTGTTCTACAACGAGCACGGCGAGGTCATCCGCAGCTTCGAGGACGCCGGCGACGATGCTGCGCAGGGGTACGCCACGCCGCGGATCAGCCACCAGGCGGCGCTGCAGGACGAGGCGGTGTTCCGCACGATCGTCTCGGTCCTGGGAGAGCTTCCCCCCTCAGCCCGGGAGGCGATGGACTCCGCCACCGCGGACTCCATCGACTCGGTGCAGCTCATCCTCGACGACGGGCGCACCGTGCTGTGGGGCGGGGAAGACCTGGGCGAGGCGAAGGCCACGGTGCTGGAGGCGATCCTCGCGTCCTCCGCCGAGGATTTCACCGAGGCGGAGATCATCGACATCTCGACACCGGACACGCCCGTGACCCGGTGA
- the ftsZ gene encoding cell division protein FtsZ, which yields MATPNNYLAVIKVVGIGGGGVNAVNRMIEVGLRGVEFIAINTDAQALLMSDADVKLDIGRELTRGLGAGANPEVGRQAAEDHAQEIEEVLTGADMVFVTAGEGGGTGTGGAPVVARIARSLGALTIGVVTRPFTFEGRRRASSAETGIEGLRDEVDTLIVIPNDRLLSISDKNVSVLDAFRSADQVLLSGVQGITDLITTPGLINLDFADVKSVMQGAGSALMGIGSANGEDRAVKAAELAIASPLLEASIDGAHGVLLSIQGGSDLGLFEINEAARLVQEVAHPEANIIFGAVIDDALGDEARVTVIAAGFDQVDATSAPQQAPAHSAPQQANRASSPAPAARPQPSTVPGTTPIAGGSVPGTTPVHQPAHSVQQHHAGEHETAPQQQVPRQAQQEQQDIPDIVESDYTGSRSDDLDVPDFLK from the coding sequence GTGGCAACACCGAACAACTACCTGGCCGTGATCAAGGTCGTCGGCATCGGTGGCGGCGGCGTGAACGCCGTCAACCGGATGATCGAGGTGGGCCTGCGGGGCGTCGAGTTCATCGCCATCAACACCGATGCCCAGGCCCTCCTGATGAGCGACGCCGACGTCAAGCTCGACATCGGTCGTGAGCTGACCCGAGGTCTCGGCGCGGGCGCCAACCCCGAGGTCGGCCGCCAGGCCGCCGAGGACCACGCCCAGGAGATCGAAGAGGTGCTCACGGGCGCTGACATGGTCTTCGTCACCGCCGGCGAAGGTGGTGGCACCGGCACCGGCGGCGCGCCCGTGGTGGCACGCATCGCCCGGTCCCTGGGAGCCCTCACCATCGGTGTGGTCACCCGGCCCTTCACCTTCGAAGGCCGTCGCCGCGCCAGTTCGGCCGAGACCGGCATCGAGGGGCTGCGCGACGAGGTCGACACCCTGATCGTGATCCCCAACGATCGGCTGCTCTCGATCTCGGACAAGAACGTCTCCGTCCTCGACGCCTTCCGCTCGGCGGACCAGGTGCTGCTCTCCGGCGTCCAGGGCATCACCGACCTGATCACCACCCCGGGGCTGATCAACCTGGACTTCGCCGATGTGAAGTCCGTGATGCAGGGTGCCGGCTCGGCGCTGATGGGCATCGGCTCGGCCAACGGCGAGGATCGGGCGGTCAAGGCCGCCGAGCTGGCGATCGCCTCTCCGCTGCTGGAGGCCTCCATCGACGGCGCACACGGCGTCCTCCTCTCGATCCAGGGCGGCAGCGACCTGGGCCTGTTCGAGATCAACGAGGCCGCGCGCCTGGTCCAGGAGGTCGCCCACCCCGAGGCCAACATCATCTTCGGCGCCGTCATCGACGACGCTCTGGGGGATGAAGCCCGGGTGACGGTCATCGCCGCCGGCTTCGATCAGGTCGACGCCACGTCGGCCCCGCAGCAGGCCCCGGCCCACTCGGCCCCGCAGCAGGCCAACCGGGCCTCTTCGCCCGCGCCCGCCGCACGCCCGCAGCCGTCCACCGTGCCCGGCACGACGCCGATTGCCGGCGGCTCCGTTCCCGGGACGACTCCGGTCCATCAGCCCGCCCACTCGGTCCAGCAGCACCACGCCGGTGAGCATGAGACTGCTCCGCAGCAGCAGGTGCCGCGTCAGGCCCAGCAGGAGCAGCAGGACATCCCGGACATCGTGGAGTCGGACTACACCGGCAGCCGCAGTGACGATCTGGACGTCCCCGACTTCCTGAAGTGA
- the lspA gene encoding signal peptidase II, with product MSAQPSAKGPSRRVAILTAAVIATFAWGVDQLTKWWVESSMVLGEQIEVLPPVLYWRYHLNPGAAFSLGTDHTWFFTLVMTGVLGFVIWHSRRLGGSWLWASGLGGLAGGVAGNLTDRLFRPPAFGLGEVVDFIAVPNFAIFNVADSFIVCSMIAVCAMMVFGLNIDGTRETTRDRGADASSSEDEEDR from the coding sequence GTGTCAGCGCAGCCGTCGGCCAAGGGGCCCTCTCGTCGGGTCGCGATCCTGACTGCCGCGGTGATCGCGACGTTCGCCTGGGGCGTGGACCAGCTCACCAAATGGTGGGTCGAGTCCTCCATGGTCCTCGGCGAGCAGATCGAGGTGCTGCCGCCGGTGCTCTACTGGCGCTACCACCTCAACCCGGGCGCCGCCTTCTCCCTCGGCACCGACCACACCTGGTTCTTCACGCTGGTGATGACCGGTGTGCTGGGCTTCGTGATCTGGCATTCTCGCCGACTCGGCGGCTCCTGGCTGTGGGCGTCGGGGCTCGGCGGGCTCGCCGGGGGCGTGGCCGGCAACCTCACCGATCGCCTCTTCCGCCCCCCGGCCTTCGGGCTCGGTGAGGTGGTCGACTTCATCGCCGTCCCGAACTTCGCCATCTTCAACGTGGCCGACTCGTTCATCGTCTGTTCGATGATCGCGGTCTGCGCCATGATGGTCTTCGGGCTGAACATCGACGGCACGCGGGAGACGACGCGAGATCGAGGTGCTGACGCGAGCTCCTCGGAGGACGAGGAGGACCGATGA